CTACTTCGTCACCGGCTGGGGCACCGGCGGCACCCTCAGCGGCGCCGGACAGGTGCTGAAGCTGGCACGCCCCGATCTGAAGATCGTGACCTCCGAACCGGCCGGCGCCTCGCTGCTGGGCGGCAAGGACTGGCAGCCGCACAAGATCCAGGGCTGGACCCCGGACTTCGTGCCCGGCGTGCTCGACCGCAGCGTGGCCGACGAAATCCGTCCGGTCGACGACGTGGTCGCGCGCGACACCGCGCGCCGCCTGGCCGCCGAGGAAGGCGTGTTCGTGGGCATTTCCGCCGGCGCCACCGTGGCCGCGGCGCTGCAGGTCGCGCAGGAAGCGCCGGAAGGCTCGGTGCTGCTGGCGATGCTGCCCGACACCGGCGAACGCTACTTGTCCACCTTCCTGTTCGAAGGCGTGGCCGAAGGCTCGGACGACGAATGGCTGGCGTCGCTGGAAGCGGCGGAGACGGTCGCGGCCTGAGGCCACTTCCTGGAGCTAGGCTCCCACGGTTCACCACGCCGGGCAGGCCGCGTACCCTGTGCCCTCGCGGCCCCGTTGGTCGCGCGGAGACCGCATGACCCAGCTTCAAGCCGACGAGCGCGCCGAAGCGCGCCTCGCCTGGGCCCGCCGCGCCAGCGGCGACGAACACCTGCAACTGGAGCGCGCCTCGGTCGACGCCGGCTTCCGCAGCTACTGGCGCGGCCGTCCCGCCGCCGGCACGCCGGCCAGCGTGATCCTGATGGACTCGCCGCCCGGCCTGGAGGACGTGCGGCCCTGGCTGCGCCTGCGCCAACTGCTGGAAGACGGCGGCGTGCGCGTGCCGCGCGTGCTCGTGGAAGACGCCGACGCCGGCTTCCTGCTGCTGGAAGACCTGGGCGGGCCGACCCTGGCCCAGATCATCGACCCCGACAGCGCCGACGCGCATTTCGACGCCGCCGTGGAGCAGTTGCTGAAGCTGCAGACGATCGCGCCGCCGCACGGCATGGGCGAGTTCGGCGAGGCGCTGCTGCAACGCGACGCCGGCCTGTTCGAGGAATGGTTCCTGCGCCGCCACCTGGGCCTGGAGCTGGACTGCGGCGACAGCGAACGCCTGCAACTGGTGCAGCGCCGGCTGATGGACAACGCGCTGGCGCAGACCCAGGTGCTCACCCACCGCGACTACATGCCGCGCAACCTGATGCCGGTGACGCCGGGCCCGGCGGTGCTGGATTTCCAGGACTGCGTGCGCGGCCCGGTCGCCTACGACGCGGTCAGCCTGTTCAAGGACGCGTTCCTGAGCTGGCCGCTGGAGCGCGTGGACGGCTGGCTGGTCCGCTACCACGAACGCGCCCAGGCCGCCGGTGTGCCGGTGCCGCCGCTGCAACGCTTCCTGCGCGACGCCGACTGGCTCGGCGTGCAGCGCCACCTCAAGATCCTGGGCATCTTCGCCCGCCTGCATTACCGCGACGGCAAGAGCAAATACCTGCCCGACGCGCCGCGCTTCATCGCCTACCTGGACGAAGTGCTGCCGCGCCACCCGCAACTGCAACCGCTGGCCGAGCTGCTGGACACACGCATCCGCCCGGCGATGGCCAAGGCGGCCGCATGAAGGCGCTGATCTTCGCCGCCGGGCTGGGCGAGCGCATGCGCCCGCTCACCGACACCACGCCCAAGCCGCTGCTGCCGGTGGCGGGCAAGCCGCTGATCGAATGGCACCTGGAAAAGCTCGCCGCCTGCGGTGTGCGCGAGGTGGTGGTCAACACCTCGTGGCTGGCCGAGCAGTTCCCGCGTCACCTGGGCGACGGCGCGCGCTGGGGCCTGCGCATCGTCTACTCCTACGAAGGCGGCACGCCGCTGGAAACCGGCGGCGGCATGCTGCACGCGCTGCCCCTGCTGGGCGAAGCGCCGTTCCTGCTGGTC
The sequence above is a segment of the Lysobacter silvisoli genome. Coding sequences within it:
- a CDS encoding aminoglycoside phosphotransferase family protein — protein: MTQLQADERAEARLAWARRASGDEHLQLERASVDAGFRSYWRGRPAAGTPASVILMDSPPGLEDVRPWLRLRQLLEDGGVRVPRVLVEDADAGFLLLEDLGGPTLAQIIDPDSADAHFDAAVEQLLKLQTIAPPHGMGEFGEALLQRDAGLFEEWFLRRHLGLELDCGDSERLQLVQRRLMDNALAQTQVLTHRDYMPRNLMPVTPGPAVLDFQDCVRGPVAYDAVSLFKDAFLSWPLERVDGWLVRYHERAQAAGVPVPPLQRFLRDADWLGVQRHLKILGIFARLHYRDGKSKYLPDAPRFIAYLDEVLPRHPQLQPLAELLDTRIRPAMAKAAA